Proteins co-encoded in one Acidobacteriota bacterium genomic window:
- a CDS encoding glycine--tRNA ligase subunit alpha, with protein MLTIQDLIERMKHFWAGEGCLIAEPYDLEKGAGTMNPETFLRVLGPKPYASAYVEPCRRPRDGRYGENPQRVEKHYQFQVIMKPSPDDIQERYLRSLEAFGIVLKDHDLKFEEDNWEAPTLGAWGVGWQVMLDGTEITQFTYFQQAGGFELKPVTVEITYGIERLCMFLNGIGDIYDLPWNERFTYGDMRREAERQFSVFDFEQARTDLTARWFEEFETESRRLVEAGLYLPAYDFCLKASHAFNILDARGAISVAARADYIKRVRRLACACAEAYLQHTEGEKEAVRG; from the coding sequence TTGCTCACCATTCAAGACCTCATCGAGAGAATGAAGCACTTCTGGGCTGGCGAGGGCTGCCTCATCGCCGAGCCCTACGACCTCGAGAAGGGCGCGGGGACCATGAACCCCGAGACCTTCCTGAGGGTCCTGGGGCCAAAGCCCTACGCCAGCGCCTACGTGGAGCCGTGCCGTCGCCCGAGGGACGGGCGCTACGGCGAGAACCCCCAGCGCGTGGAGAAGCACTACCAGTTCCAGGTCATCATGAAGCCCAGCCCCGACGACATTCAGGAGCGGTACCTCAGGAGCCTGGAAGCCTTCGGCATCGTCCTGAAAGACCACGACCTGAAATTCGAGGAGGACAACTGGGAGGCGCCCACCCTGGGGGCCTGGGGCGTGGGCTGGCAGGTCATGCTGGACGGGACCGAGATCACCCAGTTCACGTACTTCCAGCAGGCGGGCGGATTCGAATTGAAGCCCGTGACCGTGGAGATCACTTACGGAATCGAGCGCCTCTGCATGTTCCTCAACGGCATCGGAGACATCTACGACCTCCCCTGGAACGAGCGGTTCACTTACGGGGACATGCGCCGCGAGGCCGAGCGCCAGTTCTCGGTCTTCGACTTCGAGCAGGCGCGGACGGACCTCACGGCGCGGTGGTTCGAGGAGTTCGAAACGGAGAGCCGTCGGCTCGTGGAGGCGGGGCTCTACCTCCCGGCCTACGATTTCTGCCTCAAGGCCAGCCACGCCTTCAACATCCTGGACGCCCGCGGGGCCATTTCCGTGGCGGCCCGGGCCGATTACATCAAGCGCGTGAGGCGGCTGGCCTGCGCCTGCGCCGAGGCCTACCTCCAGCACACGGAGGGAGAGAAGGAGGCGGTCCGTGGCTGA
- a CDS encoding O-antigen ligase family protein produces MGSVELFFYYLLAASSPLGVAVTNASLGALTLFFLWRAIRGRFRPSPAAWLLASFLLWQVVSALLSPFRSVALRGILDSWAWIAFFVGASLPAIARREAFPKWAGFLTLSAALTVPVSLAAFFLGTDFRRDLLVSKAAAGTVNAHGFFSHHLTYAGVMATVVLVAGALALYGRGRRWAWWVGSAAAGVGLVTSLARTYWVGLLPSAILLLWRKGWKVVAGAALAAALAGAILVAAGPDGLRRRVASLWDPDNASNVERLYLWKSGLDMWKERPVAGWGPNAYESAAGPFKAPYAGNIHYPDHEGFRSRSHCHNLYIMTAVQTGTVGLLLLLAFFVSAFREIARQPETSLRIGATAALTTFLVGGVFEFNGGDAEVATLLFFLVGLALGRGGPAPGDPEKGP; encoded by the coding sequence GTGGGGTCCGTTGAGCTGTTTTTTTATTATCTGCTCGCCGCGTCCTCCCCCCTCGGCGTGGCCGTGACCAACGCCTCCCTGGGCGCGCTGACCCTCTTCTTCCTCTGGAGGGCGATCCGGGGCCGCTTTCGCCCGAGCCCCGCCGCCTGGCTTCTCGCCTCCTTCCTCCTGTGGCAGGTGGTGTCGGCCCTCCTCAGCCCGTTCCGCTCGGTGGCTCTGCGGGGGATCCTGGATTCCTGGGCCTGGATCGCTTTTTTCGTGGGTGCATCCCTTCCGGCCATCGCCCGGAGGGAGGCCTTTCCAAAATGGGCCGGATTCCTGACCCTGTCGGCGGCCCTGACGGTTCCGGTGAGCCTGGCGGCCTTCTTCCTCGGCACGGATTTCCGGCGTGACTTGCTCGTTTCCAAGGCGGCGGCGGGAACCGTCAACGCCCACGGCTTTTTTTCCCACCACCTCACCTACGCGGGGGTCATGGCCACCGTGGTCCTGGTGGCCGGCGCGCTGGCCCTGTACGGCCGGGGGCGCCGCTGGGCCTGGTGGGTGGGCTCGGCGGCGGCGGGAGTGGGGCTGGTCACGAGCCTGGCCCGGACCTACTGGGTCGGGCTCCTTCCCTCGGCCATCCTCCTGCTTTGGAGGAAGGGATGGAAAGTTGTGGCCGGAGCCGCCCTGGCCGCCGCCCTCGCGGGCGCGATTCTCGTGGCCGCCGGCCCCGACGGGCTGAGGCGTCGGGTGGCGAGCCTGTGGGACCCGGACAACGCGAGCAACGTGGAACGGCTCTACCTCTGGAAGTCCGGCCTGGACATGTGGAAGGAGAGGCCCGTCGCCGGGTGGGGGCCCAACGCCTACGAAAGCGCGGCGGGCCCGTTCAAGGCCCCCTACGCCGGCAACATCCATTACCCCGACCACGAGGGCTTTCGGTCCCGCAGCCACTGCCACAACCTGTACATCATGACCGCCGTCCAGACGGGAACCGTCGGCCTCCTCCTCCTGCTGGCCTTTTTCGTCTCCGCCTTTCGAGAGATCGCTCGCCAGCCGGAAACGAGTCTCCGCATCGGCGCCACGGCGGCCCTGACGACCTTCCTGGTGGGCGGGGTGTTCGAATTCAACGGAGGGGACGCGGAGGTGGCCACGTTGCTGTTCTTCCTCGTGGGCCTTGCTCTGGGACGGGGCGGGCCCGCCCCGGGCGATCCGGAGAAGGGCCCCTGA
- a CDS encoding glycosyltransferase codes for MKLAFVQDWLVDFGGAERCLEALCEAYPNAPLHTLFYDPRQFEDSAISTRPIHTTFLNRPIFKSRYRTFLALYPYAIEQLDLSGAEVVVSFSHSVAHGALVRSDSLHVCYCHTPVRYAWDLYHPYLRMAGLTWGPRAHAARAVLHYLRIWDAAAASRVDHYVANSAHVARRIRRIYGREAAVIHPPVDVDRFSPESRRGDHYLAVGRMVAYKRMDLAVVTCTRLGLPLRVIGEGPELGRLRRLAGPTVEFLGRLPDADVSRELARAKALLFCGEEDFGITPVEAQASGTPVIAYGRGGALETVVPPEGEEYGAATGLFFTEPSAESLAEALSLFERVHMRFDPSVCVAHAARFGRPRFVEEMRRFIESRWEAFRGVR; via the coding sequence ATGAAGCTGGCGTTCGTTCAGGACTGGCTCGTGGATTTCGGCGGCGCGGAGAGGTGTCTCGAAGCACTCTGCGAGGCCTACCCCAACGCCCCCCTCCACACGCTCTTCTATGACCCCCGCCAGTTCGAGGATTCGGCCATTTCCACCCGGCCCATCCACACGACCTTTCTCAACCGGCCGATCTTCAAGAGCCGGTACCGGACCTTCCTCGCCTTGTACCCGTATGCGATCGAGCAACTGGACCTCTCGGGAGCGGAGGTCGTGGTCTCCTTCTCGCACAGCGTGGCCCACGGGGCCCTCGTCCGGTCGGACAGCCTCCACGTCTGCTACTGCCACACGCCCGTCCGTTACGCCTGGGACCTGTACCATCCCTATCTCAGGATGGCCGGTCTCACCTGGGGACCCAGGGCCCACGCCGCGCGGGCCGTCCTTCACTACCTCCGGATCTGGGATGCCGCGGCGGCCTCCAGGGTGGATCACTATGTGGCCAATTCCGCCCACGTGGCCCGCAGAATCCGGCGCATCTACGGGCGCGAGGCGGCGGTCATCCACCCGCCGGTGGACGTGGACCGCTTCTCTCCCGAAAGCCGGAGAGGGGATCACTACCTCGCCGTGGGGAGGATGGTGGCGTACAAGCGGATGGATCTGGCCGTGGTCACCTGCACCCGCCTGGGACTGCCCCTTCGGGTGATCGGCGAGGGCCCCGAACTGGGACGGCTCAGACGCCTCGCCGGCCCCACGGTGGAGTTCCTGGGACGCCTGCCCGACGCCGACGTGTCCCGCGAGCTGGCCCGGGCCAAGGCCCTCCTCTTTTGCGGAGAGGAGGATTTCGGGATCACCCCGGTGGAGGCCCAGGCCTCCGGGACCCCGGTCATCGCGTACGGTCGAGGGGGCGCGCTGGAAACGGTGGTTCCTCCCGAAGGCGAAGAGTACGGAGCGGCCACGGGGCTCTTTTTCACAGAGCCCTCGGCGGAATCCCTGGCCGAGGCCCTGTCCCTCTTCGAGAGGGTTCACATGCGGTTCGACCCGTCGGTTTGCGTCGCCCACGCCGCGCGTTTCGGCCGGCCGAGGTTCGTGGAGGAGATGCGGCGCTTCATCGAGTCCAGATGGGAGGCCTTCCGTGGGGTCCGTTGA
- the recO gene encoding DNA repair protein RecO produces the protein MLLSGEAFVLVRHAYTESSWIVSLFMRDHGLLRAVARGARKTRSGGRGSLEPMTKIQVEVFLREGRDLGQVRRAEVLAGAMDLFEDWPRAEVLLGMCEILERGLPAQSPEEETFRLVEALMDPLREGLDPALAWLYFVLWFSRLHGHLARPKPSSELGGEEERLRSACLRNAPGALAGLSVSPSVVVRLARRLEGGVTDYLGAPLRSAPSFRGR, from the coding sequence ATGCTCCTGAGCGGCGAAGCCTTCGTTCTCGTCCGTCACGCGTACACGGAATCCTCGTGGATCGTGAGCCTGTTCATGCGCGACCACGGGCTCCTCCGCGCCGTGGCCCGGGGCGCTCGGAAGACCCGGAGCGGAGGCCGGGGGTCCCTCGAACCCATGACGAAAATCCAGGTGGAGGTCTTCCTGCGCGAGGGAAGGGACCTCGGGCAGGTCCGCCGCGCCGAAGTCCTGGCCGGCGCCATGGACCTCTTCGAGGACTGGCCGAGGGCGGAGGTCCTCCTGGGGATGTGCGAAATCCTGGAGCGGGGGCTGCCGGCCCAGAGCCCCGAGGAAGAGACCTTCCGGCTCGTGGAGGCCCTGATGGATCCCCTTCGGGAGGGGCTCGATCCGGCGCTGGCGTGGCTCTACTTCGTCCTGTGGTTCTCGCGCCTCCACGGCCATCTCGCCCGCCCGAAGCCTTCTTCCGAGCTGGGGGGAGAGGAGGAGCGGCTTCGTTCGGCCTGCCTGCGGAACGCTCCCGGCGCGCTCGCGGGACTGTCCGTTTCCCCCTCCGTCGTCGTCCGTCTGGCGCGGAGGCTGGAGGGGGGGGTCACGGACTACCTCGGCGCGCCCCTGCGGTCCGCCCCCTCGTTTCGGGGGCGGTGA
- a CDS encoding glycosyltransferase family 4 protein — MARVVLLDQYAGLGGGQRILMDLALAMREAGHSVRVFLPGQGAAEARLREEGFPVHPLPLPAMTPGRKPLAEKAAYPFHAWRAARALRATLSEEPADLLYANAPRAFLPAVLAARGGGPPVVLALHLIFTGGFEHRLIRWCLRQKEVRKIVFCSGAVAHPFAKDCGAKGVKIHYWVSPRFLEAPSERRRSREAMGLNPGDVAVGVLGRISRTKGQSLFLEALAPLLERHPALRLLVGGGADFEDPEEEARVVRMAAASPRAERIRIAGRMVEAIPFLDSLDVLVVPSLWDEPFGLVAVEGMARGLPVVATRSGGLVEIVDHNVTGFLADKNAASLRDAVERLLADPGLRSAMGERGRARVESEFHPAKQLAEVLALCFGE; from the coding sequence TTCGGTTCGGGTCTTTCTGCCTGGGCAGGGAGCCGCGGAGGCCCGATTGCGGGAGGAGGGGTTCCCGGTCCACCCCTTGCCCCTCCCGGCCATGACGCCCGGCAGGAAGCCGCTGGCCGAAAAAGCCGCCTATCCCTTCCATGCCTGGCGGGCGGCCAGAGCCCTTCGCGCGACCCTGTCCGAGGAACCCGCGGATCTTCTCTACGCCAACGCTCCCCGGGCGTTTCTCCCCGCCGTGCTCGCCGCCCGTGGGGGAGGGCCTCCCGTGGTGCTCGCGCTCCACCTCATCTTCACCGGGGGGTTCGAGCACCGGCTGATCCGGTGGTGCCTGCGGCAAAAGGAGGTCCGGAAGATCGTGTTCTGCTCCGGGGCGGTGGCTCACCCCTTCGCGAAGGACTGCGGGGCGAAGGGCGTCAAGATCCACTACTGGGTGAGCCCCCGGTTCCTGGAGGCCCCCTCGGAGCGTCGGCGCTCCCGTGAAGCGATGGGGTTGAACCCCGGTGACGTGGCCGTGGGTGTCCTGGGAAGGATCTCCCGCACCAAAGGGCAGTCCCTCTTTCTGGAGGCCCTTGCCCCCCTCTTGGAGCGGCACCCGGCTTTGCGGCTTCTCGTGGGCGGCGGGGCGGATTTCGAGGATCCCGAGGAGGAGGCCCGCGTGGTCAGAATGGCGGCCGCGTCGCCGCGCGCGGAACGGATCCGGATCGCGGGCCGGATGGTGGAGGCCATCCCGTTTCTCGACTCCCTCGACGTCCTGGTGGTTCCTTCCCTCTGGGACGAGCCCTTCGGCCTGGTGGCGGTGGAAGGGATGGCGAGGGGGCTTCCCGTCGTCGCGACGCGCAGCGGCGGGCTCGTGGAAATCGTCGACCACAACGTGACGGGATTTCTCGCGGACAAGAACGCCGCTTCGCTGCGGGATGCCGTGGAGAGGCTCCTGGCGGATCCGGGCCTCCGGTCCGCCATGGGGGAGCGGGGGCGGGCCCGGGTGGAGAGCGAGTTCCATCCGGCGAAGCAGCTGGCGGAGGTTCTGGCCCTGTGTTTCGGGGAGTGA
- the glyS gene encoding glycine--tRNA ligase subunit beta encodes MADFLLEIGTEEIPAGMVWDLAVNLGHNVSEALEKEGMTSAADGPPREPMFAFIPGNPAWRLMPGMTLLAAPRRIGFLLEGLPLRQSDREETVAGPPLSAARDASGAWTRAAEGFARKQGVAMGDLKEVAGLKGPCVGFVRHVPGRSAAEVLAEVVPRAVDALYLPKAMRWGEGTEVFVRPVRWVVALLDDQVVRLTIKGIEAGRTSRGHRIHGTDRVEVPSAKAYFDVMRNQHVLSDPVERKNKIRKELDELAAAVGGVWSVHRDNPSESVLFGGLLETLVFTCEHPTAFRGSIPEAFLSLPEPVLSTCLKEHQKSFAVYATSDPNDPLAGVPQTEEGLALRPFFLAVLDGPSDPTGLVRRGNENVTVSRLKDAKFFYDQDKKVPLAERLNDLKGIVYHPKLGTYYDKALRMEVLARELAPTFQEDPDLAGRAALLCKGDLASLLVQEKEFTSLQGVAGGLYAQAQGEDPAVARAIGEHYGEPLPQPGSAHPHLSVVVALADKLDTLVQFFSIGLAPTGSKDPFGLRRAANQVVSMLGDPGLFAGGHSGLRFDLSAFLRSHAPDCAASLEDFILERARYSWEGKGVAEAKGAPSYDELNAVLSQGLSDLLDMRARLEAVHTVRRQYPEDFDHLAVAFKRAKNILKGMPEVDLDPSLFLPPEEKEGAGERALHEAVEAVRQEAEELFEQRRYAEGLQRLATVRPAVDRFFDDVLVMCDPDGKDPARTALQNNRLALLRGLVALFDRVADFSQIVPRENR; translated from the coding sequence GTGGCTGACTTTCTCCTGGAGATCGGCACCGAGGAGATTCCGGCGGGGATGGTCTGGGACCTGGCCGTCAACCTGGGCCACAACGTGTCCGAGGCCCTCGAGAAGGAGGGGATGACCAGCGCCGCCGATGGCCCCCCTCGTGAGCCCATGTTCGCCTTCATCCCCGGCAACCCCGCCTGGCGCCTCATGCCGGGGATGACGCTTCTTGCCGCGCCCCGGCGGATCGGGTTCCTCCTCGAAGGACTGCCGCTCCGGCAGTCGGACCGCGAAGAGACGGTGGCGGGGCCGCCCCTCTCGGCGGCTCGGGACGCCTCCGGAGCCTGGACCAGGGCCGCCGAGGGCTTTGCCCGAAAGCAGGGCGTCGCCATGGGGGACCTGAAGGAAGTCGCGGGTCTCAAGGGCCCCTGCGTGGGTTTCGTGCGCCATGTGCCGGGGCGGTCCGCCGCCGAGGTCCTGGCGGAGGTCGTCCCGCGTGCGGTGGACGCCCTCTACCTTCCCAAGGCTATGCGGTGGGGGGAGGGGACCGAGGTCTTCGTGAGGCCCGTTCGGTGGGTCGTGGCCCTTCTCGACGATCAGGTCGTCCGCCTGACGATCAAGGGGATCGAGGCGGGGCGCACGAGCCGGGGCCACCGGATCCACGGAACGGACCGGGTCGAGGTTCCGTCCGCGAAGGCCTATTTCGATGTCATGAGGAACCAGCACGTCCTTTCCGACCCCGTGGAGCGCAAGAACAAGATCAGGAAGGAACTCGATGAGCTGGCCGCCGCCGTCGGCGGCGTCTGGAGCGTTCATCGCGACAACCCGTCGGAAAGCGTGTTGTTCGGCGGGTTGCTGGAAACCCTCGTCTTCACCTGCGAGCACCCGACGGCCTTTCGCGGGAGCATCCCCGAGGCCTTCCTGTCCCTGCCCGAGCCGGTCCTTTCCACGTGCCTGAAGGAGCACCAGAAGTCCTTTGCCGTTTACGCGACGAGCGATCCGAACGATCCTCTGGCGGGCGTTCCCCAGACGGAGGAGGGGCTGGCGCTGCGCCCCTTCTTTCTCGCCGTCCTGGACGGGCCCTCAGACCCGACGGGGCTTGTCCGAAGGGGAAACGAGAACGTCACGGTCTCCCGCCTGAAGGACGCGAAGTTCTTCTACGACCAGGACAAGAAGGTGCCCCTGGCGGAGCGGCTCAACGATCTCAAGGGAATCGTCTACCACCCGAAACTTGGGACGTACTACGACAAGGCCCTCCGGATGGAGGTCCTGGCTCGCGAGCTGGCCCCGACCTTCCAAGAGGACCCCGACCTGGCCGGCCGGGCCGCCCTCCTGTGCAAGGGCGACCTCGCTTCCCTCCTCGTCCAGGAGAAGGAGTTCACCTCCCTCCAGGGCGTGGCGGGCGGACTCTACGCCCAGGCCCAGGGGGAAGATCCCGCCGTGGCCCGCGCCATCGGCGAACACTACGGCGAGCCCCTCCCGCAGCCCGGCAGCGCCCATCCTCACCTCAGCGTCGTGGTGGCCCTGGCGGACAAGCTGGACACCCTCGTCCAGTTCTTTTCCATCGGCCTGGCGCCCACGGGCTCCAAGGACCCCTTCGGCCTGAGGCGGGCGGCGAACCAGGTGGTCTCCATGTTGGGGGACCCCGGGCTGTTCGCGGGGGGGCATTCGGGCCTGCGCTTCGATCTGAGCGCCTTCCTGCGTTCTCACGCGCCGGACTGCGCCGCGTCGCTGGAGGATTTCATCCTGGAACGGGCGCGATACTCGTGGGAGGGAAAAGGCGTCGCCGAGGCCAAAGGCGCGCCCTCCTACGACGAGTTGAACGCGGTCCTTTCCCAGGGCCTCTCGGACCTTCTGGACATGCGCGCCCGCCTGGAGGCGGTCCACACCGTGCGCCGGCAGTATCCCGAGGATTTCGACCACCTGGCGGTGGCCTTCAAGCGCGCCAAGAACATCCTGAAGGGAATGCCCGAGGTGGACCTCGATCCCTCTCTTTTCCTGCCTCCCGAGGAGAAGGAGGGCGCGGGGGAACGGGCCCTGCACGAGGCCGTGGAGGCCGTGAGGCAGGAGGCCGAGGAGCTGTTTGAACAGAGACGCTACGCCGAGGGCCTCCAGCGGCTCGCCACGGTGCGGCCGGCCGTGGACCGCTTCTTCGACGACGTGCTCGTCATGTGCGACCCCGACGGAAAGGACCCCGCTCGGACGGCCCTGCAGAACAACCGTCTTGCGCTCTTGCGTGGGCTTGTGGCTCTTTTCGACAGGGTAGCGGACTTCTCCCAGATCGTTCCGAGGGAGAACCGCTGA